GTGCTACGTAATAGCACGATCCCGGTTACTTTGCCTCGCCGGTCTTGGCCGCGTCTTGATCTGGAGCGGTGATCTCGAAGCGCAGCACGCCGATCACCTGGCCGTCCTCGGTGATCACCCGCACCTGCCAGTCGCCCGCCGGGTTGGCGGGGAAATTCTGCTTGTGGGACCAGGCACGGTAGCCTTCCTTGCGCCCGCCATGGATGTCCAGCGCGACGCGATCCACCTCGCTGCCGTTGAATTGCCAGACGTGGTAAATGCGCTCGTCCAGGCCCCGGGGGGCGTTGATCGCGGTGTAGGCGTACAGGCCGGTGCTGCTTACCTGGGCGGTGCTGATCTGCTCCAGGCTGTCGCCCGGGGTGCGATCCTGGAGCTGGGTGCTGATGGCATCCTCGGTCAGCCACAGGGTGGCCGGCGGCACCCAGGAGCGCAGCAGCCAGCCGGTGCTGCCGATGGCCAGGGTGATGGCCAGCACGGTCAGGGCGCTGCGCAGGCTGCGGATCGGCAGGATCGAGGCCAGGCTCGGAAAGGACAGGAGCATGGCGATGCCCAGGGCCAGCTTGAAGCTCTGGGCGGTGGTCAGGTGCAGGATCAGCGGCAGGGCCGTGAGCAAGGCGGCGAACAGGGTCAGGGTGTGCAGCGCCAGGAACAGCCAGCGGCGCGGGGCCAGCCATTTGTAGTACAGCGGGTCAGTGATGGAAATCAGCGCCGCGGCGCCGAGCAGGCCGGTGAACACCAGTTGGCCACTGTTCCAGCTGGTGGTGATGAAGAAGAACGGCAGGACGAAGAACAGGCTTTCCTGGTGGATCATCTGCGTCGCATAGCGCAGCAGCGGCTGCGGGATCTCGCGCTTGAAGACCTTGGTGAACAGCTGGGTCAGGCTGTTCTCCAGCATCAGCCAGACCCAGCTCACCAGCAGGATCACGGCGATCCACGAGGCCAGGCTCTGTTGCCGGTCCACCAGGATGAAGCTGCCGACCCCGGAGATGAAACCGCCGAGCGCAATGATCCCCGGATAGCGCTTCATCAGTTCGAGAATGCGCTGGATAAGGAGGGTCAGGTTCGGCATCGGGGGGATCACAGTCAGGGCAGGAAAAACCGCGACAGGATAACGTCGGCGGCGGTCCGTGGCGAGGGAGCTTGCTCAGGTGCGCAGGCGCTGGTGAGGTAATCCGGCCACGGTGATCGTTTTGCCCTGTCCCTGGGGCTGCTGCGCGGCCCGGCGGGAGCAAGCTCCCTGGCCATGGGTCAGCGGGCCCGGCGGCGCAGCAAGTAGACGCCGAAGCTGCCGAGCAGGACCAGGGACAGCAGGCCGCCGATCAGCCAGAGCAGTTGTTCGTCACTGAGCAGCGGTTGTTCGATGCGCAGGTAGCCCGGCTGCTGCAGCAGCTGGCGCAGGGCCAGGTTGGCCTGTTCCAGGCTCACTGCTTTCAGGCGCTTGGCCGGGTCGCTGAAGCGGCCGTTGTCGAAGTCCCCGAGGGCGCTCCAGTAATAGTCCGCCAGGGCGCTGTTGCCCTGCACGGCCCAGGCCTGGCGATCGATGGCAGCCTGTTTCAGGCGGGCGAAGGTGGCCGGGTCGAGGCCGTCCTTGAGCAGCCGTGCCTTGAGCTGCTCTACCACTTGCCGGGCTTGGGGCAGGTCGTCGCGCTCAAGGTCGGCATTGAGGCTGAGAAAGCCCACGCCACCGAAGACTTCCCGATCACTCCAGGGGCCGTAGGACAATTCGTGCTCAAGACGCAGTTGGCGATACAGCGCCCAGTCCAGGTAGTCCTTGAGCAGGTCGAAGGTCTCGTCGTGCTGCTGGTCCAGCACGGGCTCGGGAAACAGCCAGTGCAGTTGCGCGCTCTGCCCTACCCAGCCATGGACCAGGGTGCGCTCAGGGGCGGCGGTGCCCTGGATCTGCGGCAGGTCGGGGTGTTCGCTGGGCTCCACCGGCTCCAGGGCACCGTAGGTGCGCTCCAGGTAGGCCGGTAGCAGGCGATCGAGCTCGCCCACCACGATCAGGGTCATGTTGTTGGGGGCGTACCAGTCCTTGCGTACCTGCTCCAGCTGGGCCAGGGTCAGGTTTCCGACCTCGGCGCGTTCGGCGCATTTGAGCCCCAGTTCCACCGCCAGCTGGTTGCCTGCCTTGTGTCCCAGGTCCTGGCGGTCGAGCCAGCGTTGCAGGTGCGAATAGTGACCCCCGCCTTCGCGTTCCACCACTTGCTTGGCCGCGGCCACGGCGTTGTCGTCCAGGCGGGTATGGGTCAGCAGCGACAGCAAGAGGTCCAGGACCTTGCGCTGGTTGCGCGCCGGGGCCTCGATGACGAAGGTGGTGTCGGCATTGCTGGTGTAGGCATTCCATTCGCCGCCCAGGGCCTGCATGCGTTCTTCCAGGCCGCCTTCCCCGCTGTCATCCACGCCGCTGAACAGCAGGTGTTCCAGCAGGTGCGGCAACTCCTTGTCGGCACAGGCGAAGTCGTCCAGGCCCACCCCCACCACCAGGCGGATCGCCACGTGGCCGCGTTCGCTGCCGGGCTTGAGCAGCAGTTGCAGGCCATTGGGCAGGGTGTAGCCTTCGACCTGGAAACGATCCAAAGCCCATCCTTGTGCACTGCCCAGCAACAGGCAGGCGAATAACAGACAACGCATAACAAGCTTCCTTACGGCGTGCGTAAGTTCTACAGACTTCGTGGGACTGTGGACGTTCAGGGTGAATGAGTGATGTCAGCCATCTCTTCGACCTCCAGCGCGCCGGTGTCCGAGGTTTCCAGAACCACGTAGGCACTGCTGCAGAACAGGGAGTTGAGGCGCTTCATGTCGGCGATCAGCTCCAGGTGCAGGGAACTGGTCTCGATGCTCTGGACGATCTTGCGTTGCAGGCGGCTGACGTGGGCGTGGGCCAGGCGCCGCTCCTGGGCGCGGAAACGGCGTTTTTCCCGCAGCAGCTGGCGCGCGCTTTCCGGGTCGGCGCTCAGGAACACCGAGAGCCCCAGGCGCAGGTTGGCGATCAGTTGCGCGTGCAGCCCGGTCAACTCTTCCAGGCCAACCTCGGAGAAGGAGCGGCGCTGGGAGGTCTTCTGCTGCTGGACCTTGCGCAGCATGCGCTCGATCAGATCGCTGGCCAGCTTGAGGTTGAACGCCAGTTCGATGATTTCGGCCCAGCGCCGGCTGTCCTGGTCGCTGAGGTCTTCCCGGGGCATCTGCGCCAGGTACAGCTTGATGGCGCTGTACAGCGCTTCGACGTCGTCGCTGAGGGCGCGCAGTTCCTGGGTGATGGCGGTCTGTTTGCCCTGCAGCGCGTCGCGCATCGCCTCCAGCATGCTGTCGATCAGGTCACCGATGCGCAGGGTTTCGCGGGCGGCGTTGGCCAGGGCCAGGCTCGGCGTGGCCAGGGCGGTAGGGTCCAGGTGCCGCGGGCGAGCGCGGCCGTTTTCCTGGGGGCGCTCCGGCAGCAGCCAGGCGCAGAGCCGGGCCATGGGGCCGACAGTGGGCAGCAGCAACAGGCAGCGGGCGGTGTTGTACAGCAGGTGGAAGCCGATCACCACTTCCTGGGGGCTGAAGTCCAGGCTGTCCATCCAGTGGGCCAGTGGGTCGAGCACCGGGATGATCAGCAGCAGGCCGATGAGCTTGTACAGCAGGCTGCCCAGCGCGACCTGGCGCCCGGCGGCGTTCTGCATGCTGGTGCTGAGGAAGGCCAGTACCCCGCTGCCGATGTTGGCGCCGATCACCAGGCCGATGGCCACCGGCAGGCTGATGACCCCGGCGCCGGCCAGGGTCGCGGTGAGTAGCACCGCCGCCAGGCTGGAATAGGACACCATGGCGAACACCGCACCCATCAGCGCATCCAGGAGAATATCGCCGGTCAGCGAGGCGAACAGGACCTTCACGCCCTGGGCATGGGTGATGGGGGCCGCGGCTTCGACGATCAGTTGCAGGGCCAGGATGATCAGCCCCAGGCCGATGCCGACCCGGCCCAGCTGGCCGGCGCGGGTCTGCTTGCGCGAGAGAAAGAAGATCACCCCGAGGAAGATCAGCAGCGGCGACAGCCAGGACAGGTCGAAGGTCAGTACCCGGGCCATCAGCGCGGTACCGACGTCGGCGCCGAGCATGGTGGCCAGCGCCGGGGTCAGCGCCATCAGGCCCTGGCCGACAAAGGACGTCACCAGCATCGCCGTGGCGTTGCTGCTCTGGACCATGGCCGTGACCAGGATCCCGGCAATGAACGCCAGTGGTCGCCTGGCCATGTTCTGGCCGATCACGTGGCGCAGGTTGGAGCCGTAGACCCGCAGGATGCCGGTACGGACGATATGCGTACCCCAGATCAGCAGGGCCACGGCGGAAAGCAGATTGAGCAGGGTCAGCATAGAGGCCCCCCCTGGGGTGAAGTGCCCCAAGCGGGGCGAGTGGACGTTGTTGCGCGACGTTCTACGTTATGTACTTAAGCTGTAGTTGGCTAACGCACGAGGCGCCAGCATCGCATAGCCAAACCGGCGATTGAAACAAAACTGTCATGAAAACAGCTTCCTGCAGACGCAGAAAAGGGGCTCGAGAGCCCCTTTTCCATTCAGCGCATTCCCGGATTATTGACCAGGAACGTCCTTGCGCAGTTTCACCGGGTCCTGCTGTTTTTTCTTTTTCGCGATGGCGGTGCGCATCTTGATGTTGATGGCTTCCACCGCCAGGGAGAAGGCCATGGCGAAGTAGACGTAGCCTTTTGGCACGTGCACTTCGAAGGCTTCGGCGATCAGGACCGTACCCACCACCAGCAGGAAGGACAGCGCGAGCATTTTCAGCGACGGGTGCTTGTCGATGAATTCGCTGATGGTCCCGGCCGCCAGCATCATCACCAGCACCGCGACGATGATGGCCGCCACCATGACCGGCACATGGGAAACCATGCCCACGGCGGTGATCACCGAATCCAGGGAGAAGACGATGTCGATAATGGCGATCTGGATGATGGTGTAGAGGAAGTTGCCGCCCTTGCCCTTGGGCTCATCAATGGTTTCGTCCTCGCCTTCCAGGGCGTGGTACATCTCCTGGGAGCTTTTCCACAGCAGGAACAGGCCACCGAAGAACAGGATCAGGTCACGCCCGGAAATGCCCTGGCCGAAGACCACGAACAGGTCGGCCGTGAGGCGCATGACCCAGGTGATCGACAGCAGCAACAGAATGCGCGTGACCATCGCCAGCGCCAGACCGAAGATTCGCGTGCGCGCCTGCATGTGCTTGGGCATGCGGCTGACCAGGATCGAGATCATGATGATGTTGTCGATGCCCAGGACGATCTCCAGGGCAGTCAGGGTAAAGAAGGCAACCCAGATTTCCGGGTTGGTCAGCCATTCCATGTGTATTCCTTTGAGCGAGTGTTATAGCCCGGGCCGTGAGGCCGGCCCGGGCGCAGAAGCATTGCTTTTATAGAGTGCTGAACAGCGGAAAAATCCCCATCAGCAAGGCGGCGAACATTATGCACAGGCAGACCAGCACTGCCCACTTGAGGGTGAAGCGCTGGTGATCGCCGAACTCGATACCGGCCAGGGCCACCAACAGGTAGGTCGAGGGTACCAGCGGGCTGAGCAAGTGCACGGGTTGGCCGACGATCGACGCACGGGCCATTTCCACCGCGGTGATGCCGTAGTGGCTGGCGGCTTCGGCCAGCACCGGCAGCACGCCGTAGTAGAAGGCATCGTTGGACATGAAGAAGGTGAACGGCATGCTCACCAGCGCGGTAATCACCGCCAGGTACGGCCCCAGGGCTTCCGGGATCACCGCCAGCAGGCTCTTGGACATGGCATCCACCATGCCGGTGCCGGACAGGATGCCGGTGAAGATGCCCGCCGCGAAGATCAGCCCGACCACCGCCAGCACGCTGCCGGCGTGGGCCGCGACCCTATCCTTCTGCTGCTGCAGGCAGGGATAGTTGACGATCATGGCGATACTGAAGGCCACCATGAACAGCACCGGCAACGGCAGCAGCCCGGCGATCAGCGCGCACATCAGGGCGAAGGTCAGGGCGCCGTTGAACCAGATCAGCTTGGGACGACGAGCGTCGGGGTACTGCGACACGCTGATCTCGCTGTGGTCGATCTCGTCGCCCGCCAGGTGCAGTTCACCCAGGCGCGCCCTTTCCCGCTTGCCGTACATGTAGGCGATCGCCAGGATCGCCACCACGCCGGCCAGCATGGCCGGGATCATGGGCACGAAGATGTCCGACGGGTCCACGTGCAGGGCGCTGGCCGCGCGGGCGGTCGGGCCGCCCCAGGGGGTCATGTTCATCACCCCGCCGGCGAGGATGATCAGGCCGGCCATGATTCGCGGGCTCATGCCGATGCGGCTGTACAGCGGCAGCATGGCGGCCACGCAGATCATGTAGGTGGTGGCGCCGTCACCGTCCAGGGACACCACCAGGGCCAGTACCGCAGTGCCCACCGAGACCTTCAGCGGGTCGCCCTTGACCAGCTTGAGGATCTTGCGCACGGCCGGGTCGAACAGGCCGGAGTCGATCATCAGGGCGAAATACAGAATGGCGAACATCAGCATCACGCCGGTGGGCGCGAGCTTGGTGATGCCTTCGAGCATCATCGGGCCGATCTTCGGCGCGAACCCGCCGAACAGGGCGAACAGGATGGGCACGATGATCAGGGCGATCAGCGCCGACAGGCGCTTGGTCATGATCAGGAACATGAAGGTGATGACCATGGCAAAGCCAAGGAAAGTCAGCATGGGATTACTCCAGGCGTAGCGCGGCTAGGGAATGGCGAACCGGGTGGGATCAGCGCAGAACGGCAAGCACGAGGCGTACGGGAGGAGTTGCAGCGAACAGGCGGGTAGGAGCGGACATCAGAATCACCATTGTTGTTGTTAATAGGGCCGGGAGCGCGAGAAACGCCCGCTGTGGCCAACCGGTCTGTTGCCGGTAGTGGAGGCGATCCTAATGGGGGAAGCTTTCAGCCAGCTTTCGTCGCTGAAAGGAACGAACGGATGTTGCAGCAGGCGACCAGCGGCATAAAGTGATGGCTATCGGCGCCAGGGAGACATGCACATGAGAGAGTTGCACACCGGAGGCTGCCACTGCGGGCGGCTGCGTTACCAGTTCAGCGGCCCGTTGCGGGACATCGCCCACTGCCATTGCTCGATCTGCCGCCGGGTCAGTGGCGGTCTGGTGACCACCTGGATCACCCTGCCCGCCTCGGCTTTCGAATGGCTGGAAGGCGTTCCCGCCCGGTACGACTCATCTGGAAGTTGTGCGCGCTATTTCTGCGGCAACTGTGGTGCTCATTTGGCGCTGATTACCCACCTGAGCCCAGACAGCATCGATGTCACCATCGCCACCCTGGATCACCCGGAACGGGCGCCTGCAGACCGGCATATCTGGACCGACAGCCGCCTGCCCTGGTTGCATCTGGACGAGCACCTGCCGCAAGAACCGCAGGAAACCCTGTAGCCGCGGCCGTAGGCTGCGCACGAGCGCGTAGCGGTCGCGAGGCTCTCAAGGCCGCCCAGCAAGGCCCTTCGGTCCTTTTCGCAGCCTCGCGGGCTCGGCAGCGCTACGGCAGTTCCAGGCCGCCTGCCGCCTTGTGCAGCGTCCGCAGATGCTCGCCCACCAGCTTCAGGTTGGCCTCGTTGGCGGCGATTTCCGCCGCTCGGGCCGGTTCCAGCAGGGCTCGCACTTCCTTGTCCAGGTCACCGGTCAAGGATTGCAGTTGCTTCTGCCGCTGGCTGCTCTCGGACTCCAGGCGTTGCCATTCAGCGGGCTGAGGCAGGCCGTAGCCGCCGCTGCCCAGCAATTCTGCCGGGCGGCTGAGGAAGCCGCTGTTGGCGAGGATCTGCTGCAGGGTCTTGTTGGCCTGCTCCATACCACCATTTTTCAGCTCGCGAGCCCCCAGGTAGCGCTGCTTGACCTCGTCCTGAGCCAACAGCAGTTGCCGGCGATAACTGGCCTGCTCCAGCAGCAGCAAGGCGGCGCTGGTGCGCAGGTCGGCCTGGTCGAACCAGTGCCGGCGTTCCTCGGCACTCAGCGACAGCCAGTCTTCGACGCTGGCCTGCTTGATCGGCAGGCGCTTCTTGATCACCTCGAACATCGCCTGGTAGCGGTCGCGGAAGGAGTCGAAGCGATACCCCAGGCGCAGCGCCTCGCGCGGGTCGTCGAGCACGCTGGTGTCCGCCAGCCCCCTGCCCTTGAGCACCTCCAGCAAGCCGTTGGGCATGATGCTGTCGAGGCCGATCAGTTGCTTGTTGTTGCTGCCGCTGCGCAGCAGCTTGAGGCTTTCCACTGCGCAGTTGTTGGACAGGAAGTAATAGTTGCCGTCGTAGCTCCAATGCATCTCGGCGGCGTGCTCCACCACTTCCTCGATCTCGCTGCGTGACAGCTTCAACGGCACCGAGGCCAGGCTGCGCAGCTCGGTCTTGGTGTACTCGTCGATGACCTGGGACAGCGGCAGGACAAACAGCCGCGAAGGGTACTTGCCCACCAGGCCGTCCCAGCTGGAGAGCTGCACGTCACCAACGAAGGCGCGGTAGGACAGCACCAGGTGCTGGTCCAGGTCCAGCCGGCAATCCGGCCCGCGGGGGCGGCCCGGGGCGCAGATCACCAGGCGCAGCATGCTGTGGCCCCAGCGGCTGACCCAGTTCTGGTTGGCTTCGGCCAGCAGGTAGTCCACCGCGTAGACCCGCTCCGGGTCCACCTGCCCCAGGGGCGTCTTGGCGAAGTCGTTGCCGGCGTTGAGGAAGGCGAAGGACTTGGCGCAGCTGTCCTTGGTGGCCGGCGCCCAGCCGAAATGTTCCTGGTAATAGCGGTACAGCGCCGGGCGGCGGCAGGCGTAGCTCGGATCGAGAAGGAAGTACTCCATGTTCACCGCGACGAATTCCTTCGGGTTGGTGATCTCGTAGATGTCCGGGCTGCGGGCGACCTGACGGTTGTGCTGCTCGCGTTCGCCACGGCGGCCGACGTATTGCGGCCAACCGGCCAGATCCAGCAGCCGTGGATCATCGCTGAGGGTGAAGCGCCGGTCATTCTGGCCGCGACACTCATCCGGCAGGCCGATCAGCCCGGAGGTGCTGTTCTTGCGAGTGCAGCGCTGGATCAGGCTGCGCTCGGCACCGGGCCACAAACGCGCGCGATCATAAATGTGGGTCAGTTCATGGAGTACCGTGGCGAGCATTTCCCGGCGCACGGTGCCATGGGGGCGGCTGGTCTTCTGGGTGGCGGCGGAGCCGTCGGTCAGGCTGGGCAGCAAGGCGCGGTTGAGGTCCAGTTCCGACACCAGGGATGCCTCGCCATAGGCGTTGTCGGGCATTCGGTCGGTCCAGCCGACATCAATGGTGCGATCCAGTTGCTGGATGAAACGCGGCGGCAACGCCTGCATCGCTTCATCCAGCAGTGCCTGGCTGGCGTGTTGCTGCGCCGGGCTCAAGCCATCGGTCTTGAGGCGCAGTTGCAGGTCGGCCTGGGCGGTGCCGCAGAGCAGCCCCAGGGTCCCGGCCAGCAGCCAGGCTAGGAGTGGTTTCACAGGGCCAGGATGGCTTCGGCAAGCACCTGGTCGCTGGCGTCGCGGGCTTCTGGCAGCTGCGTGCGCAGGGCATTGAACGCCGCTTCAAGTTGCGCGCCGCGGATATCACCGTTGCTGGCGACGAAGCTGGCGGCATCGTCGTGGGCTTCGCGCACGACTTTGGAGTCACGGATCGAAGTGGTGGTGTCCGAGGTGAAATCGATCGTGCGGCCGGAGGCGCGGACGATGATGTTACTGGTGGCCACCAGGGTGTGTGCCTGGGCCACGTCGGCCAACAACAGCAGGCCAAGGGTGGCGGCAATCAGCGGGCTACGCATGGAACGACTCCGGAAGAACAGGGATGGTTATTGGACGAGAATTGCCTGCGCCAGTTCAAGGTCGCTGGCATGAAGTTTTGCCGGGTCCTGGCGCAGGTATTCCAGCGCAGACTCCAGGCGGGCGCCGCGCAGTTGGCCGTCGGTTGCCACGAAGGCAGCGGCGTCATCCTGGGCAGCAAGCAGCAGTTTATGGTCGAAGGGCGCCGAGGTCACCTGGCCTGTCGCATAGACGGTGACAACCAGGCTTTGGGTGGTGAGGTCGAATGCCTGCACCGAACCGGCCCAACAGGCGGCGATCAATACGGGAGCGGAAAGCGAAATACGGAACAAACCCAAGAGTCTCGACAGCTGAAAACCAGCGCCAAGGCTAGCGCAATGCCCCTTGGAGGACCAGCGCAGAGGGTTTCAGGTGCGCCGGGGCACCTGAAACCGAGACGCTTCAGATTGCCAGGATGGCCTGGGCCAGCTGTGCATCAGAGGCCTGCAACTGAGGCGCTTGCTGGCGAATGTGGGCAAATGCGCTTTCCAGTTTTACCCCGCGAATGGCGCCGTCGGTGGCGACGAAACTGGCGGCATCATCCCGGGCGGCACGGACAATCTTGTTGTCACGCAGGGAAGAAGTGGCATCGGAGGTGGCGTCGGTGGTGGCCTTGAGCGCGCCGACAATGGCGTCGGTGGTCACGATCAGGCTGGTGGCGTGGGCATTGGCAGCCAGGGCCAGCAGGGCGGCGGCGCTGAGCAGGCGGAGACGGGACATGGGTAACTCCTGTGAATGAACAGACAATTTAAGGGCGCTGAGTGAGACGCCGGGCAGCCACTGCGAGGTGCTGTGTCTGATTGCTCTGACGCAGTTCGAATGAAAATCGCCACGTCGCCTCAGATATTAGGCTCAGCGGCCCCATTCGCACAGCGTTGCGGCAGGCCTCAGCGCCAAAAGGGTTTGTGCAGTTCCGCTGCCCGATCGCTGTGGCTGATGCCGCTGTCCGAGAGTTGTCGTTCATCCATTTGTGCCAGCAAGTGACGGGTGCGGGCCCGCTCCCGTGTGTTGGCGAGCGCTGTGAGCCAGCGCTTGAAGAGCGTGCAGTGAAGGTGGGTGCCAGGGGACGAGTGCATGATGCTTGCCTCCGTGAGCAGCCGAGCGATGAGCTGGCTGCAACCTCATGGTGCGGCGGTTCGATGCGGTGATACAGATACACTCGAGCTAAATTGTACTTGTTAATTGTTATGTTTTATAAAACTGTACCTGTCACGATGAAGCGGGCTGTATTTCAGCTGTGTCGCGCGTTTTCCGCGGCCAGAACGACAAGACCCGTCGCGGTTTCCCGCGACGGGTCTTGTTGTGTGCAATTCGGGGTGCTGGCGGTGGACCCGGTGGGTCAGGGCCAGCGACGCTGAGTTAGCGCCAGAACGGCTTGCTCAGCTCTTCGTAGCGTTGTGCTTCGCTGATCCCGGCATCGGCCAGCAGACGCGAATCCAGGCGAGCCAGTTGATGGCGGCTGGAGATGCGGCGCTGCCACAGCATCAGGTTGGCGATAACGCGCAGAGGCAGGGAGGCCTGGGTTTTTTCAGCTTTATCTTCGAAGAACAGTTCGGAACTGAGTGTACGTTCCATGGTTGACATCCTTCCGCTTGTGGCGGGATCAGGTAGTGGTTTAACTGGTGCCCATGATCCTCTTCCTGCGCAAGACTCTGTAGATACAGTTCACCTGTATTGTGAAGGACCAGTTAACTGTTTATAGGGGCTGTACTGTTCGGAAAAGGCGCAACTGTACCTGTCAGCACCTTTATGGTGCATTTCGGTGCTTTTTGATGGGAGGCAAGTGGTTTTAGGCGGGGAAAATACCGGTACAGCAGTACAGTTTTTGGTGGTCCCTGGCGAGCGGCCGGCGAGCTGACGAAACTGTGTTTGCGTCAGCTGCCAACTGTATCAATCACTCGACGAGCATTTTCCCGGTTTCTTCCAGGTTGATGTGCCAGCTCAGGGCATCACGCAAGATATGCGGCGTGTGACCACCCAAGGCGCAGGCCTTGGTGAAGTAGTCATTCAGTGCGTCGCGGTAGGAAGGATGCACACAGTTGTCGATGATCACCCGGGCCCGCTCCCGCGGCGCCAGGCCGCGCAGGTCCGCCAGGCCGATCTCGGTCACCAGGATGTCGACGTCATGCTCGGTGTGGTCCACGTGGCTGACCATCGGCACCACGCTGGAAATCGCCCCGCCCTTGGCGATCGACTTGGTGACGAAGATCGCCAGGTGTGCGTTGCGGGCGAAGTCGCCGGAGCCGCCGATGCCGTTCATCATCCGCGTGCCGCAGACGTGGGTGGAGTTGACGTTGCCGTAGATATCGAACTCCAGCGCGGTGTTGATGCCGATGATACCCAGGCGGCGCACCACTTCCGGGTGGTTGGAGATCTCCTGCGGACGCAGCACCAGCTTGTCCTTGTAGCGTTCCAGGTTGCCGAACACGTCGGCGTTGCGCCGGCTCGACAGGGTGATGGAGCTGCCCGAGGCGAAGCTGAGCTTACCGGCGTCGATCAGGTCGAAGGTCGAGTCCTGCAGTACTTCGGAGTACATGGTCAGGTTCTCGAATGGCGACTCGATCAGGCCGCACATCACCGCGTTGGCGATGTTGCCGATACCGGCCTGCAGCGGGCCGAGCTTGTTGCTCATGCGCCCGGCATCCACTTCCTGCTTGAGAAAGTCGATCAGGTGGTTGGCGATGCCCTGGGTCTCGCTGTCCGGGGTGGAAACCGTGGACGGCGAATCCGACTGATTAGTGATGACGATGGCGACGATCTTGTCCGCAGGGATCGGAATCGCCGTGCTGCCGATGCGATCGTCGACCTTCACCAGGGGAATCGGTGTACGGGTCGGTCGATAGGTCGGGATATAGATGTCGTGCAGGCCTTCCAGGTTCGGGTTGTGCGCCAGGTTGATCTCGACGATCACCTGCTTGGCGAAGATCGCGAAGCTGGCGGAGTTGCCCACCGAGGTGGTCGGCACGATATGGCCCTGTTCAGTGATGGCGACAGCCTCGATCACTGCAATGTCCGGCAGCTTGAGCTGCTGGTTACGAAGTTGTTCGACGGTTTCCGACAGGTGCTGGTCGATGAACATCACTTCGCCGGCGTTGATCGCCTTGCGCAGGGTGCTGTCCACCTGGAACGGCATGCGCCGGGCCAGCACGCCAGCTTCGGTGAGCTGCTTGTCCAGGTCGTTGCCCAGGCTGGCGCCGGTCATCAGGCTGATTTTCAGTGGCGTTACCTTGGCCCGTTCGGCCAGGGCATGGGGCACGGCCTTGGCTTCACCGGCGCGGGTGAAGCCGCTCATGCCGACGGTCATGCCGTCCTCAATCAGAGCGGCAGCGTCAGCGGCGCTCATCACCTTATCCAACAACGAAGGCAAGCGGATACGATCACGGTACATGGATTGTTATCTCGGGCAACGGAAGCAAGAAGCGCAGTCTAGTGATTTCAAAAAAAAACACCGCGCGACAAAGGTCGAATGAAAGGCCCTGATCTAGAGCCTTCTGTCGGCTTTATGGAGTAAATAAAAAACCCCAGCCTACTAAAGGCTGAGGTTTTGGGTATTGCGCTACAGCAGCTTTATTCGACGGCTTTGACCATGTCTTCGATGACCTTCTTGGCGTCGCCGAAGACCATCATGGTCTTGTCCAGGTAGAACAGTTCGTTGTCCAGGCCGGCATAGCCGCTGGCCATGGAGCGCTTG
The DNA window shown above is from Pseudomonas protegens CHA0 and carries:
- a CDS encoding DUF4105 domain-containing protein — protein: MKPLLAWLLAGTLGLLCGTAQADLQLRLKTDGLSPAQQHASQALLDEAMQALPPRFIQQLDRTIDVGWTDRMPDNAYGEASLVSELDLNRALLPSLTDGSAATQKTSRPHGTVRREMLATVLHELTHIYDRARLWPGAERSLIQRCTRKNSTSGLIGLPDECRGQNDRRFTLSDDPRLLDLAGWPQYVGRRGEREQHNRQVARSPDIYEITNPKEFVAVNMEYFLLDPSYACRRPALYRYYQEHFGWAPATKDSCAKSFAFLNAGNDFAKTPLGQVDPERVYAVDYLLAEANQNWVSRWGHSMLRLVICAPGRPRGPDCRLDLDQHLVLSYRAFVGDVQLSSWDGLVGKYPSRLFVLPLSQVIDEYTKTELRSLASVPLKLSRSEIEEVVEHAAEMHWSYDGNYYFLSNNCAVESLKLLRSGSNNKQLIGLDSIMPNGLLEVLKGRGLADTSVLDDPREALRLGYRFDSFRDRYQAMFEVIKKRLPIKQASVEDWLSLSAEERRHWFDQADLRTSAALLLLEQASYRRQLLLAQDEVKQRYLGARELKNGGMEQANKTLQQILANSGFLSRPAELLGSGGYGLPQPAEWQRLESESSQRQKQLQSLTGDLDKEVRALLEPARAAEIAANEANLKLVGEHLRTLHKAAGGLELP
- a CDS encoding DUF2388 domain-containing protein codes for the protein MRSPLIAATLGLLLLADVAQAHTLVATSNIIVRASGRTIDFTSDTTTSIRDSKVVREAHDDAASFVASNGDIRGAQLEAAFNALRTQLPEARDASDQVLAEAILAL
- a CDS encoding DUF2388 domain-containing protein, giving the protein MGLFRISLSAPVLIAACWAGSVQAFDLTTQSLVVTVYATGQVTSAPFDHKLLLAAQDDAAAFVATDGQLRGARLESALEYLRQDPAKLHASDLELAQAILVQ
- a CDS encoding DUF2388 domain-containing protein codes for the protein MSRLRLLSAAALLALAANAHATSLIVTTDAIVGALKATTDATSDATSSLRDNKIVRAARDDAASFVATDGAIRGVKLESAFAHIRQQAPQLQASDAQLAQAILAI
- a CDS encoding DUF1127 domain-containing protein; its protein translation is MHSSPGTHLHCTLFKRWLTALANTRERARTRHLLAQMDERQLSDSGISHSDRAAELHKPFWR
- a CDS encoding DUF1127 domain-containing protein yields the protein MERTLSSELFFEDKAEKTQASLPLRVIANLMLWQRRISSRHQLARLDSRLLADAGISEAQRYEELSKPFWR
- a CDS encoding acetyl-CoA hydrolase/transferase family protein, whose amino-acid sequence is MYRDRIRLPSLLDKVMSAADAAALIEDGMTVGMSGFTRAGEAKAVPHALAERAKVTPLKISLMTGASLGNDLDKQLTEAGVLARRMPFQVDSTLRKAINAGEVMFIDQHLSETVEQLRNQQLKLPDIAVIEAVAITEQGHIVPTTSVGNSASFAIFAKQVIVEINLAHNPNLEGLHDIYIPTYRPTRTPIPLVKVDDRIGSTAIPIPADKIVAIVITNQSDSPSTVSTPDSETQGIANHLIDFLKQEVDAGRMSNKLGPLQAGIGNIANAVMCGLIESPFENLTMYSEVLQDSTFDLIDAGKLSFASGSSITLSSRRNADVFGNLERYKDKLVLRPQEISNHPEVVRRLGIIGINTALEFDIYGNVNSTHVCGTRMMNGIGGSGDFARNAHLAIFVTKSIAKGGAISSVVPMVSHVDHTEHDVDILVTEIGLADLRGLAPRERARVIIDNCVHPSYRDALNDYFTKACALGGHTPHILRDALSWHINLEETGKMLVE